The candidate division KSB1 bacterium region CTCGGTCAGTACCGCGAAATTGCCCACCTCCTCGTATCCGCGATAGACTCGGAACTTCACGAGGGCCGGCGATTGCGTATCCAGGCTCCAGTTCAATCGAACGGCGCCGTTGGCGGCATGGGCGGAGAACAGCGACAACATCGAAGACAAGTCGGCGCTCTCCGCACCGGATTGTGCCGGACAGACTGAAACCGCACACCCCAGCATCATCAAAACCAGTAACCGTCGGACCATGGATGCTCCTCAAATTCAGACCTGAAACGCCGCCGCCTGTCGCCGACCCAGTTCCGGCCGCAACGGCCAGAGAATAACCAGCCCGATCACGAAAAAGACGATCAGTGAAAACACGCCCGCCCGCAGACTCCCCGTTAAGTATACGGCCGCGCCGAAGATCAATGGACCGACTGCGCTCGCGAACCGACCGGAGATGCCGAAAAAACTGAAAAACTCCGCCGAACGGTTGGCCGGAATCAACTCCGCTTGCAGTGATCGCGAGGCCGCTTGCGAGCCACCCATGACCGTCGCGGCAATCGCACCCACCAGCCAGTATTCCGTCAGCGCGTCCCCGAAAACTCCGAGCTGCCACGCCCACAACACGACCACTAACCATCCCGCGAGACTCAGAATTACCGTGCGCTTGCTGCCGAATTTGTCCGCCAGATAGCCGAAGATGAGCGAACCCACCAGCGCCACGCCCTGAATCATCAAGAAGAACGCGATCAACTCCGGCGTTGACATGTGCAGCTCCTGACTGCCGAAGATTGACGCCATCACGATCACGGTTTCTACACCGTCATTGTAAAACAAGTACGCGAAAAAGAACCGCGTGAATTGGGGCAGCTCGCGCAACTGGCGGATGACCTGCCGCAGGTCGCGAATCGCGGCGGGGAGCGTTTCCCGCAAGCGCCGCCGCACGAGCGGAGTAGCGGAAACCGGAATCCGCAATACCGGAATCGAAAACACCGCCCACCACACGGCCACGCTCACAAAACAGTGATGCACCGTCAACGAGTGTTCCGGAAGCCCGAGTAGCTGCGGCTGCTGGAGCATCACCAGATTGATGGCCAGCAACAGCCCGCCGCCGAGATAGCCCCAGGCCCAGCCGATGCCCGAGACCTTGCCGAAGTCGGCCGGATCGGCGAGGTCGTGGAGCATCGCGTTGTAAAACACATTGCCCCCGGCAAATCCGATCTGCCCGAACAGAAAGAGCAAACCGCCCCACAACCAGTTGCCCTCGTGAACCGTAAAGAGCAACAGCGTGGCGAGGATTCCCAAGCCCGCGTGCAGTCCAAGCAAGCGTCGCTTCAAACCACTGATGTCCGCCAACGCGCCCAACAGCGGCGAGAGTACGGCCGTGATCACCATCGCGGCGGAAACAAACCAGGAGAACAGCGTCGCGCCCGGCACGCGGCGACCGAACAACTCGACACCGGTATCACCGCCCGCGACCACACCCGCATAGTATGCACTGAAGATCACCGCGAGGATTGTCGTCGCAAACGCGGAATTGGCGAAATCGTAGGTCGCCCACGCCCAGACGGTGCCGGGATTGCCGCGACGAAATTCAAAGAGCCAGCGCAATCGCGACTACCGAATGAGTTGAATGGTCCGCGACACCGCGCGGCGGTCCGACATCAGTCGCACCCAGTAAGTGCCGCTGGCCACCTCGTGCGCGGCGCGCCCGGCATTCCACTGCAGCGTGACGCGTTGGCCGTTGCCGTGGCCCCGGTACAATTCCGCCACACGCTGACCCAGTGTGTTGAATACATCCAGCGTGACCACGCGACCGTTGGCCGGGGCGACAAAGGAGATTGTCGTCGAAGGGTTGAAGGGATTCGGATAATTCGGTGCAAGCCAAAGTTCCGTGGCGATTGCGCGCGGGACGGGAGCCTCGACTCCATTCGTCTCGAACCAATCAAGCATGCGGCCCATCAGCTCGGCTCGTGTGGTCGAGCTATTGATCCCCGAAATCGCCTCGAAGCCAAACCCAAGGAAGATCGAGGACCCGCCGGATTCGGGATGAAACGCCACCCCGGCTACCTGATGATCATCGCCCTGATATTGCAAGAATGGCAAGGCGCCGGCAATCGGATAGACCGAAGCCGGACTCGTTTGATTGTTCGCTCCCTGATTACCGACCAGATACAGAGTCACATCGTCACCGATGCCACTGCCGGCAATGCCGGACACGTTACGATTATCCGTGTCGTTGTTCCGCGTCGAGCAGCCCATGGCCGTCGCGAGAAATGTCGATCCCGGACCGAGGTCGTCCGTGATATTCTGCCCGGTCAGAAGCACGCTGCCGCCGGAGTTCAGATATTCCACAATCACCGACTCGTCCCACGGCTGAAGTGTGGTCAGACTGTCGTTTCCGGTGAACCAGGCCACGATCGGCAACCCGACCAATGAGGAGATCAAGCCGCCGCGTCGGTCCCAGCAGCGCGAGATGTAACCGAGATCGGAGAATGCTTGATTGAAATAGGTCTCGTAGGCGAGCCCGTCATCGTCATCCACCAGCAATATATCTGCTCTCACCAGTGAGTAGTTCGCCTGCTGGTCGGGGGGTTGCGGATTCAATTCCGCCTGTAGCGACTCGACGCGGTATCGTAGCGGCGGACTTAGCTCCATCCGGTTGACCCCCGACAACAGCCGCCGATCGCCCGTCGCGTACGGACCGTTGGCGGGAACATCAAACTCGGTCCAAACCGAGTCCGGATAGGATTCGTGAAAGACCCGTGCATGCCCGGTCACGTCGGCGCCCGGGTCGATCGGGTCAGAAATCAGACCACTCAGCCGTATGCCGTGCCGAATATCGATCCACGCCGTCAGTGTGTCGTTCGCCGGAACGCTGTCCCCTACGGCTGTCAGGGCAAAGTGGATCGACGTCAACGGAAGCAGTGCGTCGTCGTCAGGCACGATCCATAGTTGCGCGAAATCCAATACCGTGTCCGCACCCGTCGCCAGATTCACGGTGGCGAAATCGTTGAAATTCGGGGCGACCGCCGTGACCGTTCCTGTGAGCGCCTGACGGCCCGAGTTCACAACTCGCAGTGACACCGGGAGCGGGTCGCCGGCCAGGAAGGGCAGAGTCTGCGACGGGGAGAGCAGCCCGGTGATCGCGAGATCCGTGCGCGGCTGCTGATTGATCACGCGCTCCATACCCATCCATCCCATATACGCGCTCACCCACGAATGATCGTTCGCGGGTGAGTAACCGGTGCGGCCCGGATAGATCCCGCCGTCAGCATCGGTGTCCAGTCCAATCAGCGAGTCGCCGATGTAAACGGCATTATTCCAATACGTAGAATCGCCTGTCAGCTCAAAACAGCGATGCTGCGCGTTGGCATACCACGCATTAAAGGAGTGATTCCACTGCCCGTTGGACTCCCAGACCTGCAACTCGTCGCCGTACTCCGCCAGCCAGATCGCGCCGCTATCGGGATAAGCGCGAAACAGCGTTTCGCTGAGTCCCCACATCGCCGTTCCGCCGCTCAGCGCCCAGGATTCGGAACGCATGCGCACCGGAGACGTCTGCAGCCAGCTGCGCAGGGTGCGACCGCGAGTGATGCAGTGCGTGAGCCAGTCCTGCCGGCCGCGATACTCGGCGTGATAGTACATCCCGCCCAGTCCCAGCGCCTCGGCATAACCGTTCACCAACTCCGTGTTCCAATTCAACTGGTGACCAGTCATCCAGGCTGCGCAACTATCCGCATACCAATTCCAACTGGTATCGCCGTAGGCCGCGCGATACTTGCGGACGGCCTCGAAACCCCAACCGATATTATGTGCCGAATAATATGGCGCGCCGCCGTCACCCTCATGCCACGCCGGAAAGCGCCCGCAATAGCCCTGCGCGCGCTGAATGTTCTCATGAAAGCGGGCCGTGTCGCCGGTCCACAACGCGTACTGTGACCAGACCCGGATCGCTTCCTGAGTATTGTCCGTTTCGATGATATTCTGATCGCCGCCGCTCTCGCCCTCGATCATGCCGCCGTTGTTGTTCCCGGCTCCGGTGAACTGCATCCCGTCGAGGAACTGACAGAGCAGATCGTAGTGGTAGAAGTAGGCGAGGTCGTCGAGCGGCAGGCGACCGCCCCGACGGTCAAGCGGCGAGCGCGGAATCGCCTCGTGCGCGGGACGAGCCGCCTGCTCCGCGCGAATCTGTTCGTAGGTCCAGGCCGGAGTCGCCTCGGCGGAGCTGATCCCCCCGCAAACCGCCGCGACAAACAGCACCCATGACCACCGTCGGGAGTGGGATTTCAGCATATCGGTTGCCCGGATCTGATTCACGCGCGCCGCCGCACGTTCACTGCCTACATGAATCGCTTGAAGAACTTCAGGATGCCTTGATTCCAGGCGATCCGGTGGGTAATCCCCGAACCGGCCGGAATCTCGCCCTTGTGAGCGAGATACCACTGGTAGCTCCGAATCAACGCCTGAGCGTTCGAGTACTGTGGTTTCCAGCCCAATTTCTGTTCGGCCTTTTCAATCGAGACAAAGCTGTCCTGATCGGCGGTGCCATACACCCACTTGTACAGGGGAGAGAGACCCAGCGCCTCAAACGTCTTGAGCGCCAGCTTCACGGGTCCGGCCGGAGTGCCCCAGGGCCGCGCACCGTTCCCTGCAAAATCGCACATGGCCCCCATGTCTTCGCGAACCGTCATGAACTCCTTCGCGCCGACATTGAACGTGTCGTTCGCCACCTGTGCATCCACGGTAGCGCCCAGATACAGGGCGTCGGCCAGGTCGTCCACTTCCAGCAGCTGATAGCGGTTCCGGCCATTGCCGATCATCGGAATGCGCTTGCCGCTCTCGACCCAATCATAGAGAATCTGGAACACGCCAAGCCGATGGGTGCCAATGAAGGTCTTGGGTCGGATCACACACACGCAGAGCCGGTCGCGGTAACTTCCGCAGACCGCTTCGGCCAGAATCTTGCTCTCCCCGTACGGCCCGACCCCTTGCACTTGATCGGTCTCGAACAGCGGGTGGTGATCGGGAATTCCATACACCGCCGTCGATGACACGAACACGACCCGCTTCACGCCGCAGGTCCGGGCCGCCTCAAGTACGTTGCGAGTGCCTTCCACATTGATGTCAAAGATGTCCTTGGGCTTCCATAACGGAAGTGCCGCCGCGCCGTGGACAATCGCGTCAACCCTCCGTTCTTTCAGAATCTTCTCCAGGCCGGGCCGGTCCCGCACATCGTGCTTGACGTACACCGTTCCCGCCGGGAACTCGTGCGCCTCGAACTCGGCGATATCCGTACAGATGACCTCCCACCCGTTCCGGGCGAAGCAATGTGCGACATGGAGGCCCAGAAATCCGGCGCCTCCGGTGATCAGTACCCTCACTCTAACTCAACCTCGTTTTAATGTGAACTGAAATGTGATAGGTCGATGAGGCATGCGCAGAATACGCTGAATCTGCGATGCCAGCATCCCGCCAATGGCCAGCAGGTTTGCAGGCTCGCAAGGCTATTGAATTATTTCATTTAATAGCCGCGACCGGGAGAGGAACGTGTCAGGCTTCGGAGCTGCCCACCGCGCTTCGTGGTGCCCAACTCCTCATCCATCCTAAAGATACTCATACCTTTGGGAACTTGCAAGCGTGGGTATCGGTTCGAGCCCGCGGTCTTCCCTGACACATTGACAATCTCTGATCCATGCTGTATATTCATAGGTTTGGAACGGAACCGGAGGACCCCATCGAACAACACGACAAACCCCGTGAGCAGTGCGGCATTGCCGGCATCTTCGGCCATCCGAACGCTGCCGAGCTGACCTACCTTGCGCTGTACGCGCTCCAGCACCGCGGCCAGGAATCGGCGGGTATCGTGGCAACTGACGGCAGCGGGCTCTATGACGTCCGCGGGATGGGCCTGGTTGCCGACGTGTTCAACGATCACAGTAAGTTCGCGACGCTGCGCGGCAACCGGGCCATCGGCCACGTGCGCTATTCCACGGCGGGCGGCTCCAATGCGGCGAATATCCAGCCGCTGGTGGTGCAGACCAAAAACGGCCCGCTGGCGATCGCCCACAACGGCAATCTGGTCAACGCATTGGTTGTCCGTCGCGAGCTCGAAGATGACGGGGCGATTTTCCAGACCGAGTCCGATACCGAGCTGTTCGTTCATCTGATTGCGCGCAGCCGCGAAGCTACGCTGACCGGGCGAGTCGCTGAAGCCGTGAGGCGGGTGACGGGCGCGTTCTCGATTGTCCTGCTGTCGCGCGATGAGATGGTGGTCGCCCGCGACCCGCACGGATTCCGACCGCTTTGCCTGGGGCGGAAGGGCGACGCGGTGATCGCCGTGTCCGAGACCTGTGCGTTGGACCTGCTCGACGCGGATTATGAGCGCGATATCCGGCCCGGCGAAATCGTGACCTACAGCGCGCGCGGGACCGAAACGATGCAGTACTCCGACACGAAACTGCATATGTGCGTGTTCGAATTGATCTACTTCGCGCGACCGGACAGCCGGGTCTTCGGAGATTCCGTGGATCGCCGCCGCCGCAAACTGGGCAAGATCCTCGCGGAAGAGGCGCCGTGTGACGCGGACATTGTGATCAGTGTGCCGGACTCATCCAATACCTCCGCAATCGGCTACTCCCGTCGCAGCGGAATCAAGTTCGAAATCGGTCTGATCCGCAACCATTACATTGGACGTACATTCATCAATCCGTCACCGTTCATGCGCTCGTTTAATGCGCGGATCAAGTACAATCCCGTCGTCGGAGTTCTGAAAGACCGCCGCGTGGTGCTGGTGGAGGATTCGATTGTGCGCGGGACCACGCTCAAAAAGCTCGTCGGCGTGATTCGCCGGGCCGGGGCGAAGGAAGTGCATGTGCGAGTGGCGTCGCCGCCGGTAAAGTGGCCGTGCTTCTACGGCATGGACTTCCCCACGCGGAAGGAGTTGATCGCGGCCTGGGCCAAGCCGGAACAGATCAAAGAGTACATTGGGGCCGATTCGCTGCGCTACCTGTCCGAAGCGGGGATGTTGCATTCCACGCATGATGATCCCGATCGCTACTGCGCGGCCTGTTTCACGGGCAAATACCCGGTACCGTTGACCGAAGCCCAGTACGCCACGTTGGGCACCGAAGCCGATAAGGACTGGGCGCGAATGCAGCTCGACCGCGTGCTGCGAAGTGTTGAATGAGATGAACCCGGAAGCCGACAGACCGCTCCAGCGCTCGCCGCTGCCGATGGGACGGCAGGCGACGAAGCACGCGCGCAGAATCCTGACCTCGCCGAATGTGCTGAGCGTGGGGCGGCTGTTGCTGTTGATTCCCCTCTTCATGTTCCTGCGGCGCGGACGCGAGGGCGATGGCAATTTCTGGGCGATGGTGATCATGGGCATCGCACTGCTCAGCGACATGCTGGACGGCCTGATCGCGCGCGTGTTCCGGCAGGAGTCGGAGTGGGGGAGAGTGCTCGACCCGCTGGCGGATAAGATCTGGCTGGACAGTCTCGCACTGTTTCTGGCGTTGCCGTGGCGGGAGAATCCGCTGCCTTGGGCGTTTCTCGCTCTGATGATCGCCCGCGACGGCGTCATTGTGGTGGGCGCTTTCTACATCTACCGGCAGACCGCGGAGGTCGTGAAGTCCAACATGTTCGGCAAGGTGGCGATGGTCGCCGAAGCCGTGACGCTGATTTCCTATACCGTGGACTGGGAATCGACCACGGTGACATGGCTGCGGCCCGAGCTGTTCATGTGGATTACCATTTGCCTGATGTTTCTTTCGAGCTTCTCGTATGCGGCCAAGTTCCGGGCCGCACTGGCCGCCACCCCGCGCTGACTTTGAAATCCTGAGCACGCGATAAACGGACGGCGGCACCGGAACGGTGCCGTTTTGCATATTGACTCGATTTGTCATGCCTTCCTCGGCGGCACTTGGCGTCAAGTGCCCCATTGGGAGAGCGTTCGGCACACTCGCAGTTTATCAGTTAGGCGAGTATCGTCGAAATTGTCATTCTGAACGTAGTCTTCGTAGTGAAGAATCTTTGAAAGTGCATTTCTGCCGCGATTCAAAGACTGAGTCGCCGAAGACGAATTCGACGTTTAGAGATTCTTCAAGCCGCGAACTTCTGAAGACGCGACTTTCAGAATGACAATGGTTAGTGCCGTTACTGAATTCAATCGTGGCAAAGGGCTAATCATTCTTCCCGACGGGCACATGGAGACATGTGCCGCCAAGAACCGACCCAAGTTGCATTTCTTCACTGTTAGATAATTTGTCTGTGGAGGAGCTGCCCATGATAGACCGCATGTTTCGGACTGCGTTTAGATTTGTCCTTATTGCGAGTGCGATACTTGCTGCTGGTCCAATTCTCTCGTCCTGCGCAAGCGCACCGCCGAAACGTGTGGCATTGGTACGACAACCCATTCCACCTTTGGATATCAAGGTCTATCGCGCACCGGATGTGGACTGGTCAAACTCTTCGCAATTTAGTCTTGAGCTTCAGGAAGTGGGAAAGCCGGAAACCTCTCGCAACCAGATTCTCGAGGAGTATTTGTTATTACAGGTTACGGAATGCCTTCAGCGCATCGGCTATCGGGAAGAAAGTGCGAAACCGGCCGTGAAGATACGGCTGTATTTTGGCGTGAAGGAAGAGAAGATCGAGACGAACCTAACCTATGGTTTTAGCTTGACTGAGAGGGCTGGCGTGTTCAATACGCGGTACCCTCTTGCCGCAGGTATTTGGAGCACCGCAAGCATTGCTGCAACGTCATGGATGGTTCGGTCCACTACAGAGACCACACCGGTATATGTCGGTGAGATCAGTGTCGAAGTGTTCGATCTCAGCGGGACAAGGCAGCTTTGGCGAGGCGATGTTCGAGCTAATCTTTCGACTGACGACATTAGAACTGCAAGTAATTGGATGATACGTGAGCTACTCTGGCGCTTTCCAGCGCTGGACTATCCTG contains the following coding sequences:
- a CDS encoding MFS transporter, with amino-acid sequence MRWLFEFRRGNPGTVWAWATYDFANSAFATTILAVIFSAYYAGVVAGGDTGVELFGRRVPGATLFSWFVSAAMVITAVLSPLLGALADISGLKRRLLGLHAGLGILATLLLFTVHEGNWLWGGLLFLFGQIGFAGGNVFYNAMLHDLADPADFGKVSGIGWAWGYLGGGLLLAINLVMLQQPQLLGLPEHSLTVHHCFVSVAVWWAVFSIPVLRIPVSATPLVRRRLRETLPAAIRDLRQVIRQLRELPQFTRFFFAYLFYNDGVETVIVMASIFGSQELHMSTPELIAFFLMIQGVALVGSLIFGYLADKFGSKRTVILSLAGWLVVVLWAWQLGVFGDALTEYWLVGAIAATVMGGSQAASRSLQAELIPANRSAEFFSFFGISGRFASAVGPLIFGAAVYLTGSLRAGVFSLIVFFVIGLVILWPLRPELGRRQAAAFQV
- a CDS encoding T9SS type A sorting domain-containing protein; amino-acid sequence: MLKSHSRRWSWVLFVAAVCGGISSAEATPAWTYEQIRAEQAARPAHEAIPRSPLDRRGGRLPLDDLAYFYHYDLLCQFLDGMQFTGAGNNNGGMIEGESGGDQNIIETDNTQEAIRVWSQYALWTGDTARFHENIQRAQGYCGRFPAWHEGDGGAPYYSAHNIGWGFEAVRKYRAAYGDTSWNWYADSCAAWMTGHQLNWNTELVNGYAEALGLGGMYYHAEYRGRQDWLTHCITRGRTLRSWLQTSPVRMRSESWALSGGTAMWGLSETLFRAYPDSGAIWLAEYGDELQVWESNGQWNHSFNAWYANAQHRCFELTGDSTYWNNAVYIGDSLIGLDTDADGGIYPGRTGYSPANDHSWVSAYMGWMGMERVINQQPRTDLAITGLLSPSQTLPFLAGDPLPVSLRVVNSGRQALTGTVTAVAPNFNDFATVNLATGADTVLDFAQLWIVPDDDALLPLTSIHFALTAVGDSVPANDTLTAWIDIRHGIRLSGLISDPIDPGADVTGHARVFHESYPDSVWTEFDVPANGPYATGDRRLLSGVNRMELSPPLRYRVESLQAELNPQPPDQQANYSLVRADILLVDDDDGLAYETYFNQAFSDLGYISRCWDRRGGLISSLVGLPIVAWFTGNDSLTTLQPWDESVIVEYLNSGGSVLLTGQNITDDLGPGSTFLATAMGCSTRNNDTDNRNVSGIAGSGIGDDVTLYLVGNQGANNQTSPASVYPIAGALPFLQYQGDDHQVAGVAFHPESGGSSIFLGFGFEAISGINSSTTRAELMGRMLDWFETNGVEAPVPRAIATELWLAPNYPNPFNPSTTISFVAPANGRVVTLDVFNTLGQRVAELYRGHGNGQRVTLQWNAGRAAHEVASGTYWVRLMSDRRAVSRTIQLIR
- a CDS encoding NAD(P)-dependent oxidoreductase yields the protein MRVLITGGAGFLGLHVAHCFARNGWEVICTDIAEFEAHEFPAGTVYVKHDVRDRPGLEKILKERRVDAIVHGAAALPLWKPKDIFDINVEGTRNVLEAARTCGVKRVVFVSSTAVYGIPDHHPLFETDQVQGVGPYGESKILAEAVCGSYRDRLCVCVIRPKTFIGTHRLGVFQILYDWVESGKRIPMIGNGRNRYQLLEVDDLADALYLGATVDAQVANDTFNVGAKEFMTVREDMGAMCDFAGNGARPWGTPAGPVKLALKTFEALGLSPLYKWVYGTADQDSFVSIEKAEQKLGWKPQYSNAQALIRSYQWYLAHKGEIPAGSGITHRIAWNQGILKFFKRFM
- a CDS encoding amidophosphoribosyltransferase, with amino-acid sequence MLYIHRFGTEPEDPIEQHDKPREQCGIAGIFGHPNAAELTYLALYALQHRGQESAGIVATDGSGLYDVRGMGLVADVFNDHSKFATLRGNRAIGHVRYSTAGGSNAANIQPLVVQTKNGPLAIAHNGNLVNALVVRRELEDDGAIFQTESDTELFVHLIARSREATLTGRVAEAVRRVTGAFSIVLLSRDEMVVARDPHGFRPLCLGRKGDAVIAVSETCALDLLDADYERDIRPGEIVTYSARGTETMQYSDTKLHMCVFELIYFARPDSRVFGDSVDRRRRKLGKILAEEAPCDADIVISVPDSSNTSAIGYSRRSGIKFEIGLIRNHYIGRTFINPSPFMRSFNARIKYNPVVGVLKDRRVVLVEDSIVRGTTLKKLVGVIRRAGAKEVHVRVASPPVKWPCFYGMDFPTRKELIAAWAKPEQIKEYIGADSLRYLSEAGMLHSTHDDPDRYCAACFTGKYPVPLTEAQYATLGTEADKDWARMQLDRVLRSVE
- a CDS encoding CDP-alcohol phosphatidyltransferase family protein, encoding MNPEADRPLQRSPLPMGRQATKHARRILTSPNVLSVGRLLLLIPLFMFLRRGREGDGNFWAMVIMGIALLSDMLDGLIARVFRQESEWGRVLDPLADKIWLDSLALFLALPWRENPLPWAFLALMIARDGVIVVGAFYIYRQTAEVVKSNMFGKVAMVAEAVTLISYTVDWESTTVTWLRPELFMWITICLMFLSSFSYAAKFRAALAATPR